From the genome of Longimicrobiales bacterium:
GGCATCGGCCAGGCGCGCCAGCCATGGAACCGAGTTGAACGCGTCACCGCACCAGTCCTCGAGCAGCACCAGCAGATGCCGCTTTTCCGGAAGCTGTCGCGCCAGCTCCAGGATCTCCTCGCCGATCGTCGCGCGCGCGTAAATCGACTGCCACAGCTCCCTGTTCTGTTCCGCCTCCGCTATGAACTCCGGGAGCGTCTGCGCCCCCTCGAATCGATTCTTCATGCCAGCTTGCCTTTCCTGCGTATGTGCCACAGGCCAAGGGGGTGCCCCCCCTTTGCCGTCACCTTCGCCGGTGTGTCCGGTCTCGTTCATGTGACGGGATAGTACGCCGAAACGACAGAATCGATCCAGAATTTGCGGGCAATTGCAGGCGTCGGAGCGCGATATTCTTCCTCGAGTGGAGCAGCACACCGGCTTCAGGGCGATCTGTTCGCCCTTCGCGTCCGGCTCTACCTTGGCCGCATGGAGGCGAGGCAGCTGATCGAGCGGGTTTCGGAGCGATTGCGCAGCGGCGGCGGCGAGCCTGCTGTGCAGGTGATCGTCGACGAGCTGTGGCTGGCGGTGGTCGAAGGCAGCATCGAGGTGGGACGCCGCCTTCCGACCGTGCGCGAGCTGGCGATCGGGCTCGGGGTAACGCCGCGCAGTGTGGAGCGCGCCTACCGCGAGCTCGAGCGCCGCGGCGTCGTGGTGACTCGCCCGGGCGCTGGCTCCTTCATCAGCCTGACGCAGCCGTCGGAGCAGGAGCTCGCGCGGCAGCAGGAGCTTTCGCGGCTCAGCCGGGAGACGGTGGGACGCGCGGGCGAGCTCGGTTTCACAGTGGATGATCTGCTGGAGGCAATCGCCGATTTCCGGACATCCGACGAGACCCGCAACGAGGAGCCCCGGTCATGAGCACTCCGTATCTGCCGGCCCGACGAAGGGGAGGTGGTGAAGTGGCGCGAACCAGCGGCCCCTCGCCGGACGACACACGCTTCCCGCTTCCGGCGCTTGGCGCCGGTGTCGTGGCCGCGGGAGCGCTCGGGGGCGGTCTCCTCCTGGCCGGCCTCGCCATACCGATCGCTGCGGTCGCGGGCGTGGTGGCGGGAATGCTCGCCGGGTCTTCGATCAAGTACACGGACCAGTGGGAGAAGGCGGTCGTACTCCGCATGGGCCGCTATCGCGGCTTACGCGGTCCCGGCCTGTTCACGGTAATCCCGGTCATCGACCGCATCGGCTACCACATCGATCAGCGTATCCGCACGACGGCCTTCGGCGCGGAGTCGTGTCTGACAAAAGACACGGTGCCGGTCGACGTCGACGCCATCGCGTTCTGGGTGGTCTACGACGCCGAGCGCGCAGCGCTCGAGGTGCAGGACTACGGTCAGGCGGTAATGCTGGCGGCACAGACAGCACTGCGCGATGCCATCGGCAAGCACGACCTGGCGGAGCTGATCCAGTCGCGCAAGGAGCTTGGCCGCGGCCTCCAGGAAGCGCTCGACCGCAAGATGCATGACTGGGGAATCCAGGTGCAGTCTGTCGAGATCCGGGACGTCGTCATTCCGCAGGCGCTGGAAGAGGCTATGTCACGACAGGCACAGGCCGAACGTGAGCGCCAGGCCCGCATCATTCTCGGCACTGCCGAGACGGAGATTGCTTCCAAGTTCGTCGAGGCAGCGGAGCGCTACAGCGAAAACCCCGTCGCGCTGAACCTGCGCGCCATGAACATGCTGTACGAAAGCATCGTGAAGCGCGGCTCCCTCATGGTGGTGCCGTCCGGGCTCGCGGATTCTCTCAACCTGCCGGGCGTGATGGGCATGGCAGGCGCGGCGGGATTGACCGGCGAGAACAAGGCGCTGCCCGGGGGCGAGGGTGAGAAGGACGTTCCGAAGGAGTGAGGTTCGCGTGGGTTCGTCGGTCGGCGGGCATGACAGTCGAGCCGGCGTTCCATGCTCACACGTGCGCAGGGCCTATTGGGGGCCGGATGGGTTGTCTCGACGGTGATGATCGAAGTCAACGTTGCGCGCGTTGAGGCGCCGTCGAATGAGAGCAACGTTGGCAGTGATCATCGAAGTCAACGTTGCGCTTGTTGGGGCGGCGTCGAATGAGTGCAACGTTAGCCGTGATTATCGAAGTCAACGTCGCGCGTGTTCATGCGGCGGCGAATGAGAGCAACATTGGCCGTGA
Proteins encoded in this window:
- a CDS encoding slipin family protein, whose translation is MSTPYLPARRRGGGEVARTSGPSPDDTRFPLPALGAGVVAAGALGGGLLLAGLAIPIAAVAGVVAGMLAGSSIKYTDQWEKAVVLRMGRYRGLRGPGLFTVIPVIDRIGYHIDQRIRTTAFGAESCLTKDTVPVDVDAIAFWVVYDAERAALEVQDYGQAVMLAAQTALRDAIGKHDLAELIQSRKELGRGLQEALDRKMHDWGIQVQSVEIRDVVIPQALEEAMSRQAQAERERQARIILGTAETEIASKFVEAAERYSENPVALNLRAMNMLYESIVKRGSLMVVPSGLADSLNLPGVMGMAGAAGLTGENKALPGGEGEKDVPKE
- a CDS encoding GntR family transcriptional regulator, which codes for MEARQLIERVSERLRSGGGEPAVQVIVDELWLAVVEGSIEVGRRLPTVRELAIGLGVTPRSVERAYRELERRGVVVTRPGAGSFISLTQPSEQELARQQELSRLSRETVGRAGELGFTVDDLLEAIADFRTSDETRNEEPRS